Proteins from a genomic interval of Oncorhynchus clarkii lewisi isolate Uvic-CL-2024 chromosome 13, UVic_Ocla_1.0, whole genome shotgun sequence:
- the LOC139364467 gene encoding zinc finger protein ZFP2-like: MSSLQFSPPVKEEGVCWTEKEALGLNIVVKEEKEEEDVTVKKEEKDVSVKEEEDSFRVEEEEDAVFGVKKEGEITVTLKDEEVEIGDLIDTRERRDYRGSSGEPQHHDANEAEKGLSTSEHLKKRQQRPTDRKSHCCSDCGKRCKSSSELKIHQQVHTGEKSHHCFDCGKSYLRSESLKVHLRIHTGEKPYSCDQCGKSFTQSSCLKTHQRIHTGEKPYSCDQCGKSFTQSSCLKTHQRIHTGEKPYSCDQCGKSFTHSSCLIVHLRAHTGEKPYHCSDCGKSFVSSTDLKSHLKIHTVDKPYNCSQCGKSFNHSSWLIVHLRAHTGVKPYSCNQCGKSFVTSSHLTLHQRTHTGEKSYSCSQCGKSFIQSSSLISHQRTHTGEKPYSCNQCGKSFTQSSSLVSHQRTHTGEKPYSCNQCGKSFTQSSSLVSHQRTHTGEKLHSCDQCDKRYSDKRSLIKHQKIHT, from the exons atgagcTCCCTACAATTCTCCCCTCCTGTTAAAGAAGAgggggtctgctggacggagaaagaagctctggggctgaacattgtcgtgaaagaggagaaggaagaagaggatgtcacagtaaaaaaagaagagaaagacgtttcagttAAAGAAGAGGAAGACTCTTTCagagtggaagaagaggaggatgcagtttttggagtgaagaaggaaggggagattactgtcacattgaAAGACGAAGAGGTGGAGATAGGAGATCTCATTGACACCA gagagagacgggactatcgtggatcctctggggagcctcaacatcATGATGCTAACGAGGCAGAGAAGGGTCTCTCCACTtcagaacacctcaagaaacGCCAGCAGAGACCCACAGATAGGAaatctcactgctgctctgactgtgggaaacgttgcaaatcttcatcagaacttaaaatacaccagcaagtacacacaggagagaaatctcacCACTGTTTTGATTGTGGGAAGAGTTACTTAAGATCAGAATCACTAAAAGTACACCTgagaattcacactggagagaaaccttatagctgtgatcaatgtgggaagagttttactcagtcaagcTGCCTGAAAACTcaccagagaattcacactggagagaaaccttatagctgtgatcaatgtgggaagagttttactcagtcaagcTGCCTGAAAACTcaccagagaattcacactggagagaaaccttatagctgtgatcaatgtgggaagagttttactcactCAAGCTGTCTTATAGTACATCTGAgagcacacacaggagagaaaccttaccactgctctgactgcGGAAAGAGTTTTGTTAGTTCAACAGATTTAAAATCCCACCTGAAAATACACACAGTAGACAAACCTTATAACTGttctcaatgtgggaagagttttaatcACTCAAGCTGGCTGATAGTACATCTGAGAGCACACACAGGAgtgaaaccttatagctgtaatcaatgtgggaagagttttgttacatctagccatctgactctacaccagagaacacacacaggagagaaatcttatagctgtagtcaatgtgggaagagttttattcAGTCAAGcagcctgatatcacaccagagaacacacacaggagagaaaccttatagctgtaatcaatgtgggaagagttttactcagtcaagcAGCCtagtatcacaccagagaacacacacaggagagaaaccttatagctgtaatcaatgtgggaagagttttactcagtcaagcagcctggtatcacaccagagaacacacacgggagagaaacttcatagctgtgatcaatgtgacaagagatactctgataaaagatctctgatcaaacatcagaaaatacatacatga